In Thermococcus camini, a genomic segment contains:
- a CDS encoding type II toxin-antitoxin system VapC family toxin: MTTDLVLDTSVFVKGFVPPKRKKRDEVYYSRLALHRKAKSILDEVTMGRILLHEPVAMLVETASVVSRLSNNPALSRLAVSFITEHSLLYSDVYLLEIAIDLGITTKASGFDVLFLACAKRAGAKLITDDKKMYEKAVKAGIEAELLRGTTSSP, encoded by the coding sequence ATGACTACTGACCTCGTCCTCGACACGAGCGTCTTCGTGAAGGGCTTTGTTCCACCAAAGCGGAAGAAAAGGGACGAAGTTTACTACTCCCGGCTCGCGCTTCACAGAAAAGCGAAGTCCATTCTTGATGAAGTGACCATGGGTAGGATACTGCTACACGAGCCGGTTGCTATGCTTGTGGAGACGGCTTCCGTTGTCTCACGCCTCTCCAACAATCCTGCCCTTTCCAGGCTTGCGGTTAGTTTTATTACCGAACATTCCTTACTGTACTCGGACGTTTATCTCCTTGAAATCGCCATTGACCTTGGAATTACTACAAAGGCAAGCGGTTTTGACGTCCTTTTCCTAGCATGTGCAAAAAGAGCCGGTGCCAAGCTGATAACCGACGACAAAAAGATGTACGAAAAAGCGGTAAAAGCCGGGATAGAGGCTGAACTGCTCAGGGGGACGACTTCATCTCCATAA
- a CDS encoding adenosylcobinamide amidohydrolase, whose protein sequence is MEFEHLIRPFNEPMLALSNAPYRGGLTKANGFFFMMVHKDYAGDYKADCHAFEMEHGLKNFVGFMTAADVGKVLSVAKNGSVRAYITAGITNPAIAGEVPPPWKLGTINLALVIEDGLTVGAMANAIMTATEAKTYTLLKLGYNATGTTSDGIGVFAFEGEIEWAGTATELGINIGKAVREALEESLRKWEATKVK, encoded by the coding sequence ATGGAGTTTGAGCACCTTATACGTCCCTTCAACGAGCCGATGCTGGCTCTAAGCAACGCGCCCTACAGGGGAGGATTAACCAAAGCCAACGGCTTCTTCTTCATGATGGTGCACAAGGATTATGCGGGGGATTACAAAGCTGACTGCCATGCCTTTGAGATGGAACATGGGCTCAAAAACTTCGTCGGCTTCATGACGGCCGCTGACGTGGGGAAGGTTTTATCGGTGGCGAAGAACGGGAGCGTTAGGGCCTACATCACGGCTGGGATAACGAACCCTGCAATAGCGGGCGAAGTCCCTCCTCCCTGGAAACTGGGAACTATAAACCTTGCCCTTGTCATCGAGGACGGCCTGACCGTCGGTGCTATGGCCAACGCGATAATGACGGCAACGGAGGCGAAAACATACACCCTTCTAAAGCTCGGTTACAACGCCACCGGAACGACGAGCGACGGCATCGGCGTCTTCGCTTTCGAAGGCGAAATCGAGTGGGCGGGAACGGCAACGGAGCTGGGGATAAACATCGGGAAAGCCGTTAGGGAGGCACTTGAGGAGAGTTTGAGGAAGTGGGAAGCGACAAAGGTTAAATAG
- a CDS encoding MogA/MoaB family molybdenum cofactor biosynthesis protein: protein MGAEEHKRRAPKKFKFAVITVSDTASRGEKEDKSGKFLVEELKKAGHERVLYKIVPDEKIEIIGAVVEAFERGAEVVVTSGGTGIASRDVTIESIRPLFDKELTGFGEIFRLLSYEEIGTAAVMTRATAGIIRSSGRAMAIFCLPGSLGAAKTGVKIILKEAGHVLKHGRE, encoded by the coding sequence ATGGGAGCGGAGGAACACAAGAGAAGGGCTCCAAAGAAGTTCAAGTTCGCGGTCATAACTGTGAGCGACACCGCGAGCAGGGGCGAGAAGGAGGATAAGAGCGGGAAGTTCCTCGTTGAGGAGCTTAAAAAGGCCGGGCATGAGAGGGTGCTCTACAAAATCGTCCCCGACGAGAAGATAGAGATAATTGGCGCCGTTGTCGAGGCCTTTGAGAGGGGAGCTGAAGTTGTCGTTACCTCCGGCGGAACCGGAATAGCGAGCAGGGACGTTACGATAGAGAGCATTAGGCCATTGTTTGATAAGGAGCTGACGGGATTCGGTGAGATTTTCAGGCTTCTCAGCTACGAGGAGATTGGAACTGCTGCGGTCATGACGAGGGCAACCGCCGGCATAATCAGGAGCTCGGGAAGGGCGATGGCAATCTTCTGCCTGCCGGGAAGCCTCGGCGCGGCGAAGACGGGAGTAAAGATCATCCTCAAGGAGGCCGGCCACGTCCTCAAGCACGGGAGGGAGTAA
- a CDS encoding PIN domain-containing protein codes for MKDVVFIDTSIIVEYLLNGPKADFAEIVLSASSTNVTSTIVYRESLGALAMAFGREKFGIKGKHSLRKFIRKNGWAKFEPVVEALDGLIREGDIVVLQDFQGTSELRSIMKKYRLMPSDAQIALTCKNYGIEKIATFDSDFKRVDFLKTMGV; via the coding sequence TTGAAAGACGTCGTTTTTATCGATACCTCTATTATAGTCGAGTACCTTCTGAACGGGCCAAAGGCAGATTTTGCAGAAATCGTTCTAAGTGCTTCTTCGACCAACGTGACCTCGACAATAGTCTATCGCGAATCACTCGGGGCACTTGCAATGGCGTTCGGGCGTGAAAAGTTTGGAATAAAAGGCAAGCACAGTCTGCGAAAGTTCATAAGGAAAAATGGGTGGGCCAAATTTGAGCCAGTTGTGGAAGCATTAGATGGCCTAATCAGAGAGGGCGACATTGTCGTGCTTCAGGATTTCCAGGGCACAAGTGAACTCAGGAGTATCATGAAAAAGTATCGCTTGATGCCTTCCGACGCTCAAATAGCTCTAACCTGCAAGAACTATGGCATCGAAAAAATAGCCACGTTTGATTCCGACTTCAAGAGGGTCGATTTTCTAAAAACAATGGGGGTTTGA
- a CDS encoding molybdopterin molybdotransferase MoeA — MMEFKRLIPYREALRLLLDDLSELNEIEELPLSEALGRVLAEDIVSPIDSPPFDRSAVDGYALRAEDTFHAREYSPVELKVVDEIVAGEESKARVEPGTVVKLMTGSKMPVGANAVLMQEMAEREGDIIRVLRPVAPGQNVAFAGEDVKKGEIILRKGQVLRPQDLALLKSIGFRTVKVKRKPRVGIIVTGDELIEEFDEDALKAGKILESNSVMLKGLVRQYFGEPVFYGVLPDDEEAIRDAIDRAKNENDLVLVTGGSAFGDKDFAHRFVRLMFHGTTIKPGRPIGYGERVFIMSGYPVAVFAQFHLYVKHALAKLVGAKNYEVRVKATLTERISSQLGRREFVKVWYENGRARPIKKKGSGIISSLVESNGYIEIPEDSEGYLEGETVEVVLY; from the coding sequence ATGATGGAGTTCAAGCGCTTAATACCCTACCGCGAAGCTCTAAGGTTACTCCTCGATGACCTGAGTGAGCTTAACGAAATTGAAGAGCTTCCCCTGAGCGAGGCTCTCGGAAGGGTTTTAGCTGAGGATATCGTTTCCCCAATTGACAGCCCACCCTTTGACCGCTCCGCCGTTGATGGCTACGCTTTAAGGGCAGAGGACACATTCCATGCGAGGGAATACAGCCCGGTCGAGCTTAAGGTGGTTGATGAAATAGTTGCCGGCGAGGAGAGCAAGGCAAGAGTTGAACCCGGAACGGTGGTAAAGCTTATGACCGGCTCAAAGATGCCAGTAGGAGCAAACGCCGTCCTGATGCAGGAGATGGCCGAGCGTGAGGGGGACATTATAAGGGTCCTTCGCCCCGTTGCTCCCGGACAAAACGTGGCCTTCGCCGGCGAGGACGTAAAGAAGGGGGAAATAATCCTGCGGAAGGGGCAGGTTCTAAGGCCGCAGGACCTGGCCCTGCTTAAGAGCATCGGTTTTAGAACCGTTAAGGTCAAGAGAAAGCCCCGCGTCGGGATAATAGTTACCGGCGACGAGCTGATTGAGGAGTTTGATGAGGACGCGCTGAAGGCAGGCAAAATCCTCGAAAGCAACTCGGTGATGCTAAAGGGACTTGTAAGGCAGTATTTCGGTGAGCCAGTCTTCTACGGCGTCCTTCCCGATGACGAGGAAGCCATAAGAGACGCAATAGATAGGGCCAAGAATGAGAACGATCTCGTCCTCGTCACCGGCGGCTCTGCCTTCGGCGATAAGGACTTCGCCCACCGCTTTGTCAGGCTCATGTTTCACGGCACGACGATAAAGCCCGGAAGGCCAATAGGCTACGGCGAGAGGGTCTTCATAATGAGCGGTTATCCTGTGGCTGTCTTTGCCCAGTTCCACCTCTACGTCAAGCACGCCCTGGCAAAGCTCGTCGGTGCTAAGAACTACGAGGTTCGCGTTAAAGCAACGCTCACTGAGAGAATTTCCAGTCAGCTCGGAAGGCGCGAGTTCGTGAAGGTGTGGTACGAGAACGGCAGGGCAAGGCCGATTAAGAAGAAGGGCAGCGGGATAATAAGCTCGCTCGTGGAGAGCAACGGGTACATAGAAATTCCAGAGGACAGCGAGGGGTACCTAGAAGGGGAGACGGTTGAGGTTGTGCTGTACTAA